CTCAACCACCTGATCTTCGATTTAATCAACCAGAAGGACCAGATGCTGGACGTCCTCCGCGCCGTCCTGCTCATCCTTGCGGCGGCCATGATAGCCAACACCATGCTGACCAACGTCTTCGAGCGCACCCGGGAGATCGGGGTAATGATGGCCATGGGGGCCAAGGGACGCCAGGTGCTCCTTGTGTTCCTCGGCGAGGCGGCCGCCCTGGGAATCATCGGCTCACTGGCGGGCGTGGCGCTGGGCGCCGGGATCGGACTCGTTTTACAGAGTGTCGGCATAAACCTGGGCGATGCATACAGCTCCCTGACGAACGTGCCTATGGGCCAGGTCTTCCACCCCCTCGTTGCACCGCTGAGGCTCGTACAATTCTTCCTCCTGGGATTCGTCGTCAGTGTCTTCGCCGGGTTGTACCCCGCGGCCAAGGCCGCTCGGATGCTGCCCACCAAAGCCCTGCGCTTTATCTAACCGGGAGTTTTTTATGAGACGCACGACGGGGCTCAAGAGGGGGTGTGACCGATGAACAATTTCAAGCTCGCCGTCCGCGGCGTGACGCGCAACAAGAGACGCTCCCTGATCACCGTCGCGGCCATTACCGTGGTGCTGATGATGATCGTCGTCACCGACTCCCTCATAGACGGCATGTACCACATGTTGAACGACAAGGCGGTGGAGGCCAGCGGTCACGTGCAGATTTACGCCCCGGGGTACTACGACGAGAAGCGCACTCTGCCCACCGACATCGCCATCGGCCATCTGAACCGGGTCATGGAGACGCTCCGGGACACCGAGGGCGTCGTGGACGTAACGGCCCAGATAACCTTCGGAGGCCTGGCCACCTTCGCGGGAAACGAGATCGGCGGTGTTTTCATCGGTATCGAGCCCGAAGCCGCCGGGCGCATCCACCGCTACTCCGACAAGGTCATGGAGGGTCGGTATCTGGACGAGGGGGACGCGGACGGCTGCCTGATCGGGTACCGTCTGGCCGAGCTGCTGGGCATTAAACTGGGCGACGTGCTCACCGTCGTCACACGGACCGCCTACGGCGCGCTGACCGCCATTGACCTCACCGTCGTGGGGATTGTGGCGACGATGAATTCGATGATAGACGAGGGCGGGGCGCTCATGCTCCTGTCGGACGCGCAGGCGTATCTTGAGCTTCCGGACGCCGCCACCGCCATCATCGTCAACGGCGAGGACCCGATGGAATCCGGGGCGATGGAAGAAAAAGTCCTGGCCGCCCTCACGACTGAAATTGGTATGGTACCTGATACCGGCGGACCCGCCGTCGCGCCAGAGGAATCCTCCACTCTCGCCGGGGAGTTGTCCCCGGAAGGCTCCGGGGAGCCGGAAAAGATCGAATCGCCCACGCGCGAGGGCTTCGAGACCTACACCTGGCAGG
The genomic region above belongs to bacterium and contains:
- a CDS encoding FtsX-like permease family protein; the encoded protein is MNNFKLAVRGVTRNKRRSLITVAAITVVLMMIVVTDSLIDGMYHMLNDKAVEASGHVQIYAPGYYDEKRTLPTDIAIGHLNRVMETLRDTEGVVDVTAQITFGGLATFAGNEIGGVFIGIEPEAAGRIHRYSDKVMEGRYLDEGDADGCLIGYRLAELLGIKLGDVLTVVTRTAYGALTAIDLTVVGIVATMNSMIDEGGALMLLSDAQAYLELPDAATAIIVNGEDPMESGAMEEKVLAALTTEIGMVPDTGGPAVAPEESSTLAGELSPEGSGEPEKIESPTREGFETYTWQELSYILVEMAQMQQGVVGIIRAIMIILAMAMIISTMLTNVFERTREIGVLMAMGAKGRQVMLLFLGEAAVLGFLGSFFGVAIGTGLGLILQNVGIDFGEGLSSMMTIPIDNVIYGLVTPEMVLGAFFLGIIVSVIAGLYPAAKAARLQPTKALRFI